In Pyxicephalus adspersus chromosome 10, UCB_Pads_2.0, whole genome shotgun sequence, the DNA window GGTTGTATCTAACTCAAAACATGTAATGGTTTTAGAGAAAACAATTCAGTACAACAGTGCTAAAGGAAACTGCAGAAAGATTGAGTTCATCTTAAAACAGGGATTCTATTACTTACTATTTATACATTAACAGTGCAACAAAGCATTCGAACAATAATATCCCACACATCACCATATGACCTAATGTGCAACAAtgaaagtacattaaaaaaaattaggaaaaatgcaACCATTATGTCATAATACATTCCATGatcttgtatgtgtgtgtgtttttttttaatccatcttcataggttttattgcattttcaacCATGCCTGAACTCGCCAAgaaagtcaaaatgttttttgctcTTGCCCCTGTGATTTCCCTCGACTACTCCATCAGTCCAATGGCAACCATTGCTGCATTGCCAGAGCTTGTTATTAAGGTATGATTATTATTTGTTATGTcaagaatttgtttttcttatttaagGAGACAGTCTTATATGGTATAATGAACAGCAGCACAATACATCACCCAgcttattataatattaatgataatctTCATTCAggataaatttgatttttttaagatgttttcttttttttagggtcTGTTTGGGGAGAAGGATTTTCTTCCGAACTCTGAGTTTATCGAGATTCTTGCCACGCAGTTTTGTACTCGCATAGTGGCGAAACAATTATGTGGCAATTTTTACTTTCTTCTCTCTGGATTTAATGAGAATAACCTAAACATGGTAAGCAAGGTTTTAGATAATAATCTGCAAGTAATAAACTTGATCATCTTGATACTCCTGGACATTTTGAATTAGAAGGTTTTGTGTGTAATACTCCATGGTTTTCAGattttaaataaacctataataataataataataacctaataaTCTTTTTTAcccctctttcctttttttatctatCACAGATTCCCCAGATGCATAGTTTACTTGATTCAGTGACTACAGTCTCCGATGTCTGTTTACATTCCTACCCAAATATTTTCTGTATGCTAGCTTCATCTGCTCATTAGCTTTCTGTAGACCTCTATGGAGTCGTCCATGGGAGTCCACTGAACAAACAAGGCAACCATACAGAAGATGTTTATGtcctaatgttaaaaaacaaaaacaaaaagaccccTCAGATTGTGAGGAAATTGGAGAACAAGTTTaggttgcattttgttttaaagtgtttttattatgaaTGATTCTTGATTTAAGATGGTGCAAAATGTGACACTTGATACTGACTGTAGACCAGGTGCCCTCGATCCAAAGCATCTCAATGAAGTCAGTTCGCAAGGGATACAAGTTATTGTGTATTTACCGCCACTGTGAGCTTCTAGTAATTAATGTTGGATCATTTCATCCTCATGGCATTTCTAAAAAGCCAAATCTTTAACAGATCATTCTACTGGGTCTGCGTTATGTCCATATGTATGCTATTAAAACATTAATTGTTCATGTTGGTCTTTTaactacatttttgttacattattttgtcTTCATTACAGTAAATATGTGTTCACTACTAATTCATTTTCTTAAGCATGTGCAATTCATTGTCTAGGTATCCCACTTCTCTTTTACAGAGCAGAGTGGATGTGTACTTCGGACATTTTCCAGCAGGGGCGTCTGTACAGAATGTTCTCCACTGGGGGCAGGTAGtgatttcttcatttttaatctATTGATCAGTAAGCCTGTATCAGAGAAAGGCTGTGCAATTTAGAAACCTTGAAACCCACAAGCTGTTAGCATCTATAGTAtgggttaagtttttttttttctttttgcagttgaAGAAAACTGGGGAGTTTAAAACGTTTGACTATGGTACCACGGGTAATCTTCTTCATTACAATCAGGTAAGATTATGTCCTCGTTACAGACAGTTTAGCAACTGCATGCTAGTGCCATATGGGGATTTATGTCCACTATATGGTACTACATTTGGAAAACATTCAAGGATAGCTTGTAAGAGAGTTTTCCCACATCAATTTGAGTATATGAGAACTTTGGAAAGCACTTAAAAGCTTGTGCAAATTTCCAGACTCTTTTCGTTATAGTACTTAGTTTGTTGATAGTATTTAACAATTGTTGAAAACAATTTACATGTGCTTTAAGGCCCTGTCCCACAATCCACCCTCTGACCATTATCATGTGACCCTAAGAACAGTAGTCAGTGTTTTCTTTACCTAGGTGCAAACTGAGGTGAGTGATGAAAAAATATACAGCTAGGTCCATagatatttggacagggacaacttctttccttgaactcatggacatcaccagatgctgggtttcctcctttttaatgctctgccaggcctttactgcagcggcttttagctgctgtttgtttgtgggcctttctgtccgaagtttagtcttcaacaagtgaaatgcatgctcaattgggttcagatcaggtgacttggccattcaccttgcagtgcaccttctgtatttactttcatgcagtcttctctttatggtagacttggatatcgatacgcctacttcctggagagtgttgttcacttggttggctgttgtgaaggggtttcccttcaccatggaaatgattctgcgatcatccaccactgttgtcttcccaGGACGTCCAAGTCTTTTGGCTTTGCTgcgttcaccagtgctttgtttctttcccatgatggacaaaactgttgattttgccactcctaatattgtagcaatttctcggatgggatttttctgtttttgcagcttaaggatggcttgtttcatctgcatggggagctcctttgaccgcatgaaatagcctttgagtcagttgtccaattacttttgagcccctgaaatgaagtgattctgttaaaaaaggctttagttcctgacatttttatgcaatctttttgttcaacccaccgagttaaagctgaaagtctgcagttcaactgcatctgagttcatttaaaattaattgtggtaatgtacagaaccaaaattagaaaaaaagttgtctgtccaaatatttattgaactGTAGATTAGATtgactttaaagtagaactaaaaccGCCATTCCTCACCTATCCCCGTTCTATCATAGGGCGTGTCACaactttcttcttctttgcttcctAAAGACGATTTTCAGGCGTTTTAATTGGCAAGgctagaatgacataactcctgcacagacaggagttcattcatttctggcactGACTAAGTTTTGCTGTCTTTGGTCCTTCTGGGGATATTTATccacttttcttttcttggtGACTACTGGCactttgagttgtcaccagaataggaATAACAGGAAAAGTTGGTTTGTTTATGCAACACCGTTTTATTATGTCGACCTTTACTTTGGAGAGACTTCCCCTTCTGTGGACACAGTGAGTAGAAGTGAAGGAAAACCTCCCATATGACAAAAGGAAGCCCAATTTTTGAGTGTGAGTGAATGCTAATTAGTGATGTGTCAGTCAGCCTCCTACAGTCCCCTCTCACCAACATCACCATAGACTGAACTTCTGAATCATGAGAGGACCCTTCTGCTGGACTGCCAATAAGAATTGCCCACATCACACAGCACAGCTGTAAGCACAATAGAGAGGACCAAGTGGGGAAGAAGTGGGGATCAGGGATGTGGGGGATAATAAAGGCAAACCTAACGGCTTTTATGGCTTTAATAGCTAAATTGCTTGAGTGTGAAGTTATGTGCTTGGCGCATCCCTGAAATGCTGCCTTTCAGGCTACTCCTCCCTTCTACAATGTGAAAGACATGAAGGTCCCAACGGCTGTGTGGAATGGAGGCAACGACTGGCTTGCTGATCCTCAGGATACAGATTTGCTGCTTCCACAAATCACTAATCTCATGTACCACGAGAATATTCCAGATTGGCAACATCTAGATCTCATCTGGGGTATGGATGCTCCTCCTCGAATGTACACTAAAATAATTGAGCAAATGAAGGGTGCTTAACTTTAAGATTTCACAAGATTTCTTCCCCagaatacattgttttttgtgaACTAATTCCTCTTTCTTAGGCACCTaaagaattgtttaaaaaaaaaatcaatgtagttTTTATCTGGCCGGCTGCTGCAGGTTCAccctttcattattttacaaggTTTTTCACTTgaggcaaaaaagcaaaaaaaaaaaatttacattcttGGATACACTGCTGGatcaagattatatatatatatatacatacagtgttctccccagccccgtttagctgggtgcaccacccggcaatttccagtaaccacccggctttttttgggtggttactgaaggaTTGGCTCACAAAGCAGGGGCCACttacccgcctacaatttcttgccacccagcttaaaaaaaattcttggttgagcactatatatatgtatatatatacacatacacatacacacacacacatatacagacacacataaattccttgtttgctttgctttcctGACAATTTCCTAAATTTCCTGACAATAAGGAATCTCAACTACTTTACCCACATTTATTACAACTTTGAATAAGTAAACAATCTACAATACCAActcttctaaaaataataatattttgtctaTAACACAACCGCTCGAATACCACCTCAAAAACTCAAAGCATTCAAACATTTCCAGTGATTGGTATTCCAATCAATTTACAATCCTATACTACTTGGTGTACTTTCGACACTACACAACAGTGTAGTTATTCTATATATCCCCTGAGGGAGCCCTTCGGGAATGCGTCGGGTTAGACCCTGTCCTGCTATGCTTGAAATATATGCAAGTTTGTAACTTCCTCTACCAAAAATTTGGTAATGAGAGTGGAAAAGTAAACCttattgtatgaatattgattattgttttaatttttaatgattttgtattcaaataagaattacattgattttatttacaatttttcgGTGcctaaaaagccttctttgcttcttttcccattttttcaTAATACTCAGGCCAATTTTGAGCTAAACAGGCTTTTGGTACCTAAATCCATTGATTGGGACAAAATATTACTATGAATCTCTAGAAGTCCATGACAAACCACATCTAGTACTCTAATGTCTAAATTCCTCTTTATGGAATAACACCTACAACAAACAAGAGCCATCCTTCAAACATTTTCTTCTAGTTTTGCAACACTTactaagaatatttatttttacattgggcAAAACATGTAGTTTAATATTAGGGTTGCTAAGGTTGTTTCTTGGTGGTGGGGCGTTTATTGAGAATTCTGCATGGGCTAAAGACACTGTTTTCTAAAGCAaatcatgttttttgtaaatctggTGCAAAGCTTTTACCAGTAGATCCTTCTATTAATAGCANNNNNNNNNNNNNNNNNNNNNNNNNNNNNNNNNNNNNNNNNNNNNNNNNNNNNNNNNNNNNNNNNNNNNNNNNNNNNNNNNNNNNNNNNNNNNNNNNNNNNNNNNNNNNNNNNNNNNNNNNNNNNNNNNNNNNNNNNNNNNNNNNNNNNNNNNNNNNNNNNNNNNNNNNNNNNNNNNNNNNNNNNNNNNNNNNNNNNNNNNNNNNNNNNNNNNNNNNNNNNNNNNNNNNNNNNNNNNNNNNNNNNNNNNNNNNNNNNNNNNNNNNNNNNNNNNNNNNNNNNNNNNNNNNNNNNNNNNNNNNNNNNNNNNNNNNNNNNNNNNNNNNNNNNNNNNNNNNNNNNNNNNNNNNNNNNNNNNNNNNNNNNNNNNNNNNNNNNNNNNNNNNNNNNNNNNNNNNNNNNNNNNNNNNNNNNNNNNNNNNNNNNNNNNNNNNNNNNNNNNNNNNNNNNNNNNNNNNNNNNNNNNNNNNNNNNNNNNNNNNNNNNNNNNNNNNNNNNNNNNNNNNNNNNNNNNNNNNNNNNNNNNNNNNNNNNNNNNNNNNNNNNNNNNNNNNNNNNNNNNNNNNNNNNNNNNNNNNNNNNNNNNNNNNNNNNNNNNNNNNNNNNNNNNNNNNNNNNNNNNNNNNNNNNNNNNNNNNtttttttttttttttttttaattataaggcATTTTTCTGCACCCcaaacagaaaacatattttagaaagtAAATTATATTTGCCTTATCATATGATTCAATGTACTCAAGAATTTGGGTCTATTGATGCACTTTCATGCATTAAATCATTCTACCACAGCGCAGAGTTGCACAAAAAGCAATATGGGTTAAACTTATACAGGTTTTAGAGTAAATTGGCATTGCCATTGAAAGTGCATCGCACTGCACTAAAGATCGAGACTTAGCTTTTTATGCCATAATGCCCTTGTTAAACAAATATCACTTTAGTGCACTAGTGCTAATGGGCCCTTGAAGGTTTAATAATTCTTTAAACGCATATACACTGGAATTATCTTCTATTTTGCATCCAAAATCAACGCCCAGTTGCATTTTCAGGTATAATTCAGCTAAGTATATTCTAAGTGCATTAAATCAGAAAGCATATAAtgttttttagtttgtatttttaaaagctaCAGCTTTGTTAGAAAAGCGTGTTAACTGTCACCTCACTGCAGACAAGGACCCTTGCATTCTGTGGGCAAGTAttggtctctttgcagaggtcccaCACATTTGATTTAGAGCTAGAGCTTCACCTAACGTTTTGTGCCACACAGATTGCATCGTTCTAGCTCTGACTGGGCAGTGTGCGCCAGGATTACAAGGGATTTCATTCATTGCTATGGAGGACACTGGCTTATATATACAGTCCTCTAACACAAGTGTCTGACAACGTCATTAtctaaaatcattaaaaacaaataaagtaaaaccaaaccaatcatcaaaatataatttgtataattttattcaTGCAATTCATCTGTTACATCTGTACCAGGTCTGTCGATTTCTTACAGCATTTATGTCATGATGTAGAAGTAAAGAAAATAGCCATAGTAGTGGTAGCAAACTATTCAAGATTTAAAGAGATATCCTAAAATGTGAAGCATTTGAGGAGCAAAACTTCATGTTGGAAAGAAACAATCAGCCAATAAATGTGTCCAGATATTCAGTGGATAGATAGCACAGCTGTTTCATACAATTCCTGTTCCTCCTATAACCTAAATACAGCCATGCATTTTCCCATAACTGCTTTTAGTGcataatcaaatttaaaaaaaaaattgcaattttaaacCTTGTCGATGTTCAGAATCTATAGGGGTTATACATCCAATTATGATAACATGACATGATATTATAGTGACTGTAATTGACTTTACCTTTGCTATCATCTCCAATGACAAATTCTCGGGTTTTACAAAACTGTAAACAGATAccagtttttaatatatatgtgtgccaatgtttttcaataaatttttatattggaTACAATTGATATTGCTTCCTGATAATTTATTGGCTATGcctgtatgtttatatttttgcatgttaTCTATTTAAcctgttaataatttttttgcttttgccacATCTCACTTTGCAAATGTCAATCTCTGATCCCTGATCGCGCTAATAATACCTCAGTTCCGGGCGTCCCACGTGGGATATGCAGCTGGATGACAACAGGGAAAGACCCGTTTGAATGGCATCACACTGCAGCCAGGGTAGGGATCATAGTCGGAGCAGTAAGATCCGACCGCATCATATACGAACCCTCTACATGGCTTACTCAGTGGAACGACACCAGGGAGATTCGTTAGATGGCACGCGTCATGCCATTGCAGAAAGCCACAGCCAGAGCCACTTGCTTCTATCGCAGTCCACTTACATCAAAAGCTTTTCAGACAACATACTTATGAAGAACCATGCCATGGCAAATGCAACTAAATTTGTCTATATAAGATATTCATTTCTGAATCTTTCACTgtatattcaatacaattttttttttgtgcaaaaaaccctgctttctttcTCTTCATAAATATCTTTTCTGATATGTTATATTAAGGGTTAGCACATAGTTCCTTGAAGAACTtttattaacccccccagcgCTCTAATTCTATCAatattagaaatgtttgtttatattgtgggcctgtaattcttaggattaactcccaggtatgataattagatttatttattatattattattattattattattattattattataatacagtatttatatagcgccatcatattacgcagcgctgtacagagtccggAGTtgtgttactaactgtccctcaaaggagctcacaatctaatgtccctactatagtcatatgtcattaatgtagtccaaggtcaatttagggggaagccaatgaacctcactgcatgttttttgggatgtgggaggaaaccggagcacccggaggaaacccacgcagacatggggagaacctgcaaactccatgcagatagtgtcctggccgggattcaaacctaggacctagtgctgcaaaggccagggtgctaaccactgagccaccgtgctcataaattatattataatacataattataaatagtaatttaaaaaaataatgaaataataggcAACAATGTAATcctattatattaattttaaat includes these proteins:
- the LOC140339492 gene encoding lysosomal acid lipase/cholesteryl ester hydrolase-like, whose protein sequence is MWRLVTAIVFIPAITAQLLNIDVGDVLFPKADPETSMNVSELIQHWGYPNEEYEVLTEDGYFLTVNRIPYGVKSPSRGGPAVYLQHGFIADGSNWVTNMDYNSLGFILADADFDVWIVNSRGNTWSRKHKTLSPDEKEFWAFGFDEMAKFDLPAVINFILQKTGQEQVYYIGHSQGTTVGFIAFSTMPELAKKVKMFFALAPVISLDYSISPMATIAALPELVIKGLFGEKDFLPNSEFIEILATQFCTRIVAKQLCGNFYFLLSGFNENNLNMSRVDVYFGHFPAGASVQNVLHWGQLKKTGEFKTFDYGTTGNLLHYNQATPPFYNVKDMKVPTAVWNGGNDWLADPQDTDLLLPQITNLMYHENIPDWQHLDLIWGMDAPPRMYTKIIEQMKGA